The genomic stretch ACGGAGGGCGCGGAGCCGTCCATCGACGTCGGAGTACCGAAGGACGCCGAACTGCCGCAGTAGGCCTCTTTTGAACGACAGGCGCGCGGTGGAAAGAACCCCCACCGCGCACGTTGCTCAGCCCTTGCGGTAGCCGTACCGCGGGGCCTGCTCCTGCCACACGCCGTCATACGGGCAGGTACAGTCCGTCTCCTCGGGCTCCGGGTACGTGAAGCGCTCGCCCTTGTAGTTGCGGAACACCGTCTCCTGCGCGCCGTACTCGACGGCGTAGTCGGGCTGGAGCGTCACCTTCCCACCGCCACCCGGCAGGTCCACCGCGAGGTGCGGCACGGCGAGGCCGGTGGTGTAGCCCCGAAGCTGCTGGATGATTTCCAGCCCCTTGGCGATGGGCGTGCGCAGGTGCTCGCAGCCCTCGGCCACGTCCATCTGGTGCAGGTAGTACGGCCGCACGCGGCTGCGCAGGAGCAGGTGCGACAGCTCCTTGATGATGCGCGCGTCGGAGTTGATCTGCCGCATCAGCACGGCCTGGTTCTCCACCGGCACGCCGTGGTCCACCAGCCGCTCGCAGGCCTCGCGCGCCTCGGGCGTCACTTCCTTCGGATGATTGAAGTGCGTGACGACGAAGACGGGCGCGTAGCGCCGGAGCGTTTTCGCCAGGGAGTCGGTGACGCGCATGGGTAGACACACGGGGACACGCGTGCCGATGCGAATCATCTCGACGTGGGGAATCTCGCTGAGCGGCGCGAGCAACTCCTCCAGCCGGGAGTCACTGAGCATGAACGGGTCCCCGCCGGAGATGAGGACGTCGCGCACCTCGGGATGGCGCCGGACATAGTCCACGCCCCGGCGGAGCTGTTCCTTGGAGAGCTCCGCCACCCCGCCCTGCGTGATGCGCCGGCGCGTGCAGTGACGGCAATAGACGGAGCACGTATCCAGCGCGAGGAAGAGCACCCGGTCCGGATACTTGTGGACGATGCACTCCTCCGGGCGCGTCTTGTCCTCACCCAGCGGATCCGCGAGTTCGCCCGGACGGATGCGCGCCTCGGCCCGCACCGGGATGGACTGCATGCGCACCGGGCAGAACGGATGCTCCGGGTCGATGAGGGACAGGTAGTACGGACTGATGCCGATGCGGAACAGCGCGGACGTTTCCTGCACGCCCGCGCGCTCGTTGGAGGTCAGCGGCACGTACCGCTCCAACTGCTCCATGCCTCGCACCGCATGCCGCTGCTGCCAACGCCAGTCCGCCCACTCCGCGTCCGTGGCGTTGGGAAACAGCCGTTTGCGCCCTTCGGCGCTGAGCGACGCGCGAGCGGTCGCCGGCTCCGGCGGGAGACCCGCCGGAAGCACTGAGGTATCCATTACGCCGCCTTCTGCTGCTCCCGCCACCAGGCCTGACCCGCCTCGGACAGCTGGTCGATGGGGTCGAAGTATTCGTACTTCCGGCTGAGCGCGTCCGCATCGTTCATTTCGATGCCGGTCCGGTAGTTCTTGGTCCAGTACGAGATGCCGCGCTCGCGGTCATACTCCGCCACCTGGTGCACCCAGCGCTTCCCGACGAAGGGCACGTCACAGACGATGCGCGGCGTGGCGAAGCCCGGCATGTAGCCCATGATGTCGTGCTGCAGCTGCTGCGCCTGAGCCACCGACAGCCGCCAATGCTCGCTGTTGGGGATCATGTCGCACATGTAGAAGTAGTACGGCAGGATCTTCGCGTGGTCGAGCAGCGTGAAGCAGAGGTCCAGCAGCGCATGCGGGCTGTCATTCACACCGCGCAGCAGCACGCCCTGGTTGCGCACGTCACGGAAGCCCATCTCCAGCAGCTTGCGCACGGCCTTGCCCACCAGCGGGGTGAGCTGCTGCGCGTGATTGACGTGCGTGTGCAGCGCCAGGTCCACGCCGCGCTCGACGGCCTTCTTCGCCAGCCGGTCCAGCCCCTGGAGGACGGAGTCCTGGAGGAAGTGCTGCGGGATGGCCATCAGCCCCTTGCTGGCCAGGCGGATGTCCCGGATGTTCGGGATGTCCATCAGCGAGCTGACGAACGGCTCGAGCTGCTGAATGGGCAGGTTCGCGATGTCGCCACCCGACACCACCACGTCGCGCACCGTCGGCGTGCGACGCAGATAGTCGAGCATCTGCGCGTAGCGGTCCTTCGGCCCGATGCCAAACTTGTGTTTGCTGACCTGCGGCACGTCATTGCCCACCAGGTCCATGCGCGTGCAGTGACCACAGTACTGCGGGCAGGTCGGCAGCATCTCCGCCAGCACCTTGGTGGGATACCGGTGCGTCAAGCCCTCCACCACCCACATGTCCTGCTCGTGAAGGCTGTCACGGCTGGCCTTGGGATGGTTGGTCCACTCCGTGAGGCGGTCCGCGTAGGCCGGCAGCATGTAACGACGCACCGGGTCACGCCACAGGTCGTCAAGGTTCATGGTGTTGAGCATCTGCGGAGGCACGAGCAGCGACATGGTCGCCCGCTCGCGCTGGTCGCGCTCCATGCTCTCAGCCAGGTCATCCGGAAGCAGAGCCCCCAGCGTTGCTTTGAGTTCCTTGAGATTCTTGATGGTGTGCTTGCGCTGCCAGACGGAGTTCTCCCAGTCGGCGGCGGACACGTCCTTGAAGCCAGGAATCCGGCGCCAATCGGGCTCGATGAACTCCCGGCGGTGAGGATACGTAAAAGGCTGTTCAGCGGGGCCAGCCTCAGGCTTGGCCCGGATGGGCGTCGTTTGCATGGCGCATCACCTCTAAATTGCTCGCGGGCGAGGCGTCATAGCGCGCCCATGCCCCACTTCGGTCAACAATCGAAGGGGGCATCGGATGCCCGCCTTCTCACTCGATGGGAACATTGACCAGCTTGGCTACACTGTCTTCCGTGATGTCGACCACCACGGGCTTGGTCGTCTTACCGTTGAGCTTGAACGAAATCTTCCGCTTGCCCACCGGTAGCATCAAAGGACTGCCCAGTGTCACCGGTGTCTGGCGATTCGTCTTCTTCCCATCGACGTAGATGTCCGCGCCCGCCGGCTTTGTGCTGCAGGCGAACTTGCCCATCACCTTGGGGGCCCTCGGCGGCTTGGGGGCAGGCGGAGGCTTGGGAGCCGCCTGGGGAGGCGGCCGCACGTTGGCCACGGTGGGCTCGGGCTGCGGCTCCTTCGTCATCTCGAACGCGACCGTGACCTGCTGGCTGCTGCCGTCGGCCTTGAACTCACCGGAGTACGGCTTGTAGCCCGCGAGCTTCGCGGTGAACGAGTAGGTCTTCCCCACCTCCAGGTTCGCCATGCGCGCGTCTGGAATCCGCCCCAGGCGCTCGCCATTCACGGCGATCTCCGCGCCGTCATCACCCTTGAAGACCGCTGCGACCTGAACGGGCGCGGGAGCCGGATCCGTGGCGGGAGGCGGCGTCTGCCCATTGTCGACAGGCGCGTTCTCAGGTGCCTTGTCGCCGCCTGGAGCCTCCGCGGGAGCGGCGGGCTCGGTGGTCCCCGCGGCAATGACGACGCCCGTGTTCGTCGGCGGTGCCGCAGGGGGCTTGTTCTCGGGCGGCGGGGCCGCCTGCGGCTCAGCTTCCAGCGGAAGCGAAACGACGATTCTGCTTCCGGCGACGACATCCACCGTCTTGGCCGAGCTCTGCTGTCCAGGAGCGCTCGCGGTGACCCGATACTGTCCTGCCGGGAGTGCCAGCAGCGTGTTGAGCTGGACCTCCTGGCCATTCAGCTGGATGCGCGCGGAAGGGTTGGACGGGGACACCATGAAGGTGACCTCGCCCGTGGACGGCCTGGTGGCCATCACCACGCCGACGACGAGCAACAGCACGATGGCCGCCGCGGCGGCGAACAGCACCGGCTTCGGCAGCGTCTTGAGGTTGAGCGCGGGCTTCCCCTTGGCGGGGGCCTTCGTCTTCGCCTTCGCCTTTGTGGGCGCAGCGGCCTTCGTGGGCGGAGGCGCCTCCTCCGGGGGGAGGGGAACCGAGCCCGTCACCTCTTCCTCGGGCTCGTTCAGGTCGTCGTGCGGGTGACCCTCGTCACCGTAGTCGTCCTGGGCGTCGTAGTCGGCGCCGCTGTCTTCCTCGGGCGGCTGCTCGTAGTCAGACGGATCCTCCTCGGGCTCGGGAGCGCGCTTTCCGCCCCGGCCGCGGCCCGACACGGGTACTGGCCTGCTGCCCGTCTCTTCGTCCAGCGAGGGAGACGAGCCGCGCGAGCGCGTCGGCGGCGCGGACGGCGCGGGGCCAATCATCGTGGCGCCGGAGTAGGCCTCGCCTTCCTCGTTGCTGATGACGACCTGCGCCTTGGGGCCACTCTTGCCCTTGCGCGAGGACGTATCGGGCGCGGGGGCGCGCAAGGAGTTGTAGGAACCGGACGTCCCATGGTCCTGGATGGGGTTCTCCGTCCGGCCCGTGATGCTGTCGTCCACCACGACGCTGCTGTCGGCAACGCGGGTTTCGGGAGACATGAACGTATGCGAGGAGTCGACAATCTGCGTCTTGTCGCCCGCGCCGACGCCCATCTCCTCGAGTTCCTCGGCGGTGGGAGGCGGGATGTAGTCCTGGACAGGCTGCGCCGGCGCGGTGGACGCACGGCCGGCGGGCGTTCCCGTCACCACCACGGCTGGAGGGGGCGCACGCCGCGCCGCCTGCCGGTTGAACCCAGGGGCTACCGTGATGCCCGAGGCCTCGATCTGGTCGGGGCGCTCGATACCGGCATAGCGCTCCATCTTCTCCGCCTCGCGGAGCATGTCCTCGGCGAAGGCCTCCTTCATGTAACTGGAGAGGTGCTTGGACGAGTAGATGGCGTCACCGGCCAGGAGGAACCGCATCAGGTCCTCGGCCATGTCCGACGCCCACTGGTAGCGGTCCTCGGGTTCGCGCGTGAGTGCCTTGAGGACCACCTTCTCCAGGCCCTGCGGGATGCTCGGGTTGAACTCGCTGGGAAGCGGAACCTCCGCGTTGCGCACCTTCTCCAGGGTGGAGAAGTCCGACTCGCCGACGAAGAGCTTCTCGCCCGTGAGCATCTCGTACAGCAGCACGCCCACGGCGAAGATGTCGCTGCGCCGGTCGATGGGCATACCCCGGACCTGCTCCGGGCTCATGTACCCGAACTTGCCCTTGAGGATGCCCGCCTGCGTCTTCTGGGAACGGTTCGCCGCCTTGGCGATACCGAAGTCGATGACCTTGACCTCACCCTCATAGGAAATGAGGATGTTCTGGGGCGACACGTCGCGGTGGATGATGTGGAGGTCCTGCCCGCGGGCGTCCTTTTTCCGGTGCGCGTAGTCCAGGCCGTCGCAGATCTTGGAGGCGATGAACACCGCTTGGGCGGTGGGCATGATCTCCTTACGACGCCGGTAGCGCTCCAACATGGTCCGGACGTCGCGTCCGGCGACGTACTCCATGGCGATGAAGTAGGTGTCGTCGTACTTCCCGAGTTCGTTGATGTGCACGACGTTGGCGTGGTTCAGCTGAACGCTGATCCGCGCCTCGTCGATGAACATCGTGATGAACTCTTCGTCCTCCGCCATCGTGGGGAGGATCTTCTTGATCGCCAGGATGCGCTCGAAGCCCTCGACGCCGAAGGCCTTCGCGATGAACACCTCCGCCATGCCGCCGACGTTGATGCGCTCGAGGAGCAGGTACTTCCCAAAGAGGGTCGGCTTCTTCATCTCGTGGAGCGGCCCGGCACCGGGAGGCGCGCACCGCGACAGGCGGTGCGCAGACCGGGCGGAAACCTGGACTCTAGTCGCAGCGCGGACGGCGAGTCAAACATGCACAGCAGCCTGAAACCCCAACGAATCCGGTAGCTTGAGCCCTTCGAGCACCACCCGGACCTCGCCATGGAAGTCTCATGTTCCACGACGCGCGGCGGCAGGCGTGCAAAGGGGGGCTCAGAGGTCTGTTGGAGCGCGGTCGTAGGTAGGCGCATGTCGCCTGTATTAGCAGGTCAGAGCGCCCCCTGCTTGGGGCATCCAAGCGGAAGGATCCATGACCCGGCGCCAGCGGGACCGGGCGAACCCGCCACCTGGCGTCGCCGAACTCGGAGCTCTCCCGGCTGAGGTTTCACCGGGCCCACGAGGCGCCTCCATTTCCCGCGCACGGTCAGCCCGGCCGCGGGCGACGCGCCCTCCGCCGCCGCTGGCGCATTGCCACCGAGACCTCTGGAACCAGAGCCAAGCCAAAGGAGGGCACACGGCCTCGTACTTCAAGCCGCCCAACTCAGGGGCGACGAATGGAGGACCGTCGATACCTCAGCGCCCCAAACGCCCTCCCGAGAAGCGCCGCACCATCCTGAGCAGCCCTCGGCATTGAGAAGAGGGAGCGGCTGAGACTCACCAGGCCCCCCGGGCGATACACGCCCGGACCAACCCCAATGCCAACCAACGGGCGTGCACACCAGAGGGTCTGCTCGCCAGCGAACCAGCCGCGAATATCGCCAGGCATCCGCGAGCACCAGGATGCCCTTCCCCTGGCTTGGCGATCGCAGGCGAGACGGCCAGCGTGCCCTGTGGAGACACAAGACTCATTCTCACCGCCCGAAGATGGGGCTCGCGCTGAACGAGGAGCCACGAGTGAAGAAGCTCCTGACTCCCTCAGCACCCGAAAGTTGGGGCTCGCGATGTATGAGCAGCCACGAGGGGAGAAGCTCCTGACTTCCGAGCACCGCGAACCGCTGGCCTGCTCTGCGCGCGCCACGGCGGGCACTGCGTCTTCGCGGGGCACTTTCTCGCGAAACCGCACAAGGCGGTTTCCATCATGGTCGCGGTGCAGAGCAGGTGGCTCCGTCATTACCCGATGAAGGAGGAACGCTCTCTTCCGCACGACGGACAGCGCAAGTGCCCGTTCTGAAGATGAAGAACAGCCACTGGCCCAGCTCTACGCGCGCCACGGCGGGCGCTGCGTCTTCGTGGGACGCTTTCTCTCGGTGCTGCGCGGAGCGGTGTTCATCATGGCCGCGGTGCAGGGCATGCGGCTGCGCCACTTCCTGCTGTGGGACGGGTTGGCGCTATTCCTCAGCGCCCCGGTGGTGGTGGGGCTGGGCTACGCCTTCTCACACAGTGTGGACGCGGTGGCGAAAGGAGCCGCGCGGGCCGAGCACCTGCTGGTGCTGGCCGCGACGGCGGCGCTGCTGGCGGTGGGGGGCGTGCGCCGGCTGCGCACACGGCGCCTGGCCCAACGCCTGCGGTGAGGCGCCGAAAACCCAAGACGCCCAAAACAGAAAACCCCCGGTGTCCACGAGGGACACCGGGGGTTTCTCAAAAAGAATCCGGCAGCGACCTACTCTCCCGCGCGGTTTCCCGCGAAGTACCATCGGCTCTGGAGGGCTTAACTTCCGTGTTCGGGATGGGAACGGGTGGGACCCCTCCGACATAGCCACCGGAAAACAAGCGACAGTGCATACAAAGGGTAAGTTTCGAATTTCTTGCTAAGCGAAGTCTCGCTGTGCGTATTTCAGTCTTCCAGGCGAGTGCGTGAAGCACTCGAGCCTCGGCCTTGGCCCCGAGTCCCTTACTCCCCTTGAGGGGGCATGCAAGAGAATGGGGAAAGTAAGCCTCACGACCAATTAGTACCGGTTAGCTGAACGTGTTACCACGCTTACACACCCGGCCTATCAACGTCGTAGTCTTCGACGGGTCTTCAGGGGCTTGCGCCCGGGATACCTGGTCTTGAGGTCGGTTTCCCGCTTAGATGCTTTCAGCGGTTATCCAATCGGCACATGGCTACCCAGCGATGCCTCTGGCGAGACAACTGGTACACCAGCGGTGCCTCCAACCCGGTCCTCTCGTACTAAGGTCAGAGCCTCTCAAGTATCCTACGCCCACAGCAGATAGGGACCAAACTGTCTCACGACGTTTTGAACCCAGCTCGCGTACCGCTTTAATTGGCGAACAGCCAAACCCTTGGGACCTGCTCCAGCCCCAGGATGCGATGAGCCGACATCGAGGTGCCAAACCTCCCCGTCGATGTGAACTCTTGGGGGAGATAAGCCTGTTATCCCCGGAGTACCTTTTATCCGTTGAGCGATGGCCCTTCCATTCAGGACCACCGGATCACTATGACCTGCTTTCGCACCTGCTCGACGTGTCCGTCTCGCAGTCAAGCTCCCTTATGCCATTGCACTCGACGCCCGGTTTCCAATCGGGCTGAGGGAACCATCGCGCGCCTCCGTTACTTTTTGGGAGGCGACCGCCCCAGTCAAACTACCCACCAGACAGTGTCCCAATCCCGGCTGACGGGACATGGTTAGACACCAGAAATCAACAGGGTGGTATTTCACCGTTGCCTCCACCGAACCTAGCGGCCCGGCTTCAAAGGCTCCCACCTATCCTACACAGTCAATCCCTAGTGTCACTGTCAAGTTATAGTAAAGGTTCACGGGGTCTTTCCGTCTTGCTGCGGGTAAACTGCATCGGCACAGCTATTTCAATTTCGCTGAGTCCCTCTCCGAGACAGCGCGGAAGTCGTTACTCCATTCGTGCAGGTCGGAACTTACCCGACAAGGAATTTCGCTACCTTAGGACCGTTATAGTTACGGCCGCCGTTTACTGGGGCTTCGGATCATCGCTTCACCTTGCGGCTGACGAATCCCCTTAACCTTCCAGCACCGGGCAGGAGTCAGACCCTATACGTCGGCTTGTCGCCTTCGCAGAGTCCTGTGTTTTTGGTAAACAGTCGCTACCGCCATTTCTCTGCAACCTCTCTCAGCTCCGGCTGTACGCCTTCACCTACCAGAGGCCCACCTTCTTCCGAAGTTACGGTGGAAATTTGCCTAGTTCCTTGGAGGAGAGTTCTCTCAAGCGCCTTAGGATTTTCTCCTCGCCCACCTGTGTCGGTTTACGGTACGGACACCCTGCAAGCTCCCTACGGGACTTTTCTTGGAAGCAGAGCATCAGCGACTTACCCCTTACGGGGCGCCATGGAGTCTCGGGGATAACTGCCGCGCCTTTATTCGTACGCGACACCCCTACACCTTTAGACTGACACAACCACCGGTCAGCTCGCCTAGCTTTCTCCGTCCTCCCTTAGTTCAACGCTCACAAGATGGTGCAGGAATATTAACCCGCTTTCCATCACCTACGCCTTTCGGCCTCGGCTTAGGTTCCGACTAACCCTGGGAAGATTAACTTGACCCAGGAAACCTTGGGCTTACGGCGAGGGGGTTTCTCACCCCCTTTATCGCTACTCATTTCGGCATCAGCACTCCCAGTCGCTCCAGCCGCCTTTTCAGTCGACCTTCGCTGCAACTGGGACGCTCCCCTACCGCCACACGCTTTACGTGTGACCCGAAGCTTCGGCACTAGTCTTGAGCCCCGTTACATTTTCGGCGCGGCCTGTCTTGACCAGTGAGCTATTACGCTTTCTTTAAAGGATGGCTGCTTCTAAGCCAACCTCCTGGTTGTCAATGACCTGCCACATCCTTTCTAGTGTTCACTTAGACTAGATTTGGGGGCCTTAGCTGTCGGTCTGGGTTATTCCCCTCTTGCCAATGGACGTTATCACCCACTGACTGCGTCCCGGGATAACAATTGCCGGCATTCGGAGTTTGGTACGGTTTGGTAATCTGGTGAGACCCCTAGCCGTTCCAGTGCTCTACCTCCGGCATTGAATTGCCCGAGCCGATACCTAAATATCTTTCGGGGAGAACCAGCTATCACGGAGTTTGATTGGCCTTTCACCCCTACACACAGCTCATCTCAGAAATTTTCAACTTTCACGAGTTCGGTCCTCCATGCGGTGTTACCCGCACTTCAACCTGGCCATGTGTAGATCACCCCGCTTCGGGTTATAATACACGCAACTAAACGCCCTATTCGGACTCGCTTTCGCTCCGGCTCCACCTAACGGCTTAGCCTCGCTACGTATATTAAGTCGCCGAATCATGATGCAAAAGGTACGCTCTCGCACTGGG from Myxococcus xanthus encodes the following:
- a CDS encoding KamA family radical SAM protein, with the translated sequence MDTSVLPAGLPPEPATARASLSAEGRKRLFPNATDAEWADWRWQQRHAVRGMEQLERYVPLTSNERAGVQETSALFRIGISPYYLSLIDPEHPFCPVRMQSIPVRAEARIRPGELADPLGEDKTRPEECIVHKYPDRVLFLALDTCSVYCRHCTRRRITQGGVAELSKEQLRRGVDYVRRHPEVRDVLISGGDPFMLSDSRLEELLAPLSEIPHVEMIRIGTRVPVCLPMRVTDSLAKTLRRYAPVFVVTHFNHPKEVTPEAREACERLVDHGVPVENQAVLMRQINSDARIIKELSHLLLRSRVRPYYLHQMDVAEGCEHLRTPIAKGLEIIQQLRGYTTGLAVPHLAVDLPGGGGKVTLQPDYAVEYGAQETVFRNYKGERFTYPEPEETDCTCPYDGVWQEQAPRYGYRKG
- a CDS encoding KamA family radical SAM protein; the encoded protein is MQTTPIRAKPEAGPAEQPFTYPHRREFIEPDWRRIPGFKDVSAADWENSVWQRKHTIKNLKELKATLGALLPDDLAESMERDQRERATMSLLVPPQMLNTMNLDDLWRDPVRRYMLPAYADRLTEWTNHPKASRDSLHEQDMWVVEGLTHRYPTKVLAEMLPTCPQYCGHCTRMDLVGNDVPQVSKHKFGIGPKDRYAQMLDYLRRTPTVRDVVVSGGDIANLPIQQLEPFVSSLMDIPNIRDIRLASKGLMAIPQHFLQDSVLQGLDRLAKKAVERGVDLALHTHVNHAQQLTPLVGKAVRKLLEMGFRDVRNQGVLLRGVNDSPHALLDLCFTLLDHAKILPYYFYMCDMIPNSEHWRLSVAQAQQLQHDIMGYMPGFATPRIVCDVPFVGKRWVHQVAEYDRERGISYWTKNYRTGIEMNDADALSRKYEYFDPIDQLSEAGQAWWREQQKAA
- a CDS encoding serine/threonine protein kinase; the encoded protein is MKKPTLFGKYLLLERINVGGMAEVFIAKAFGVEGFERILAIKKILPTMAEDEEFITMFIDEARISVQLNHANVVHINELGKYDDTYFIAMEYVAGRDVRTMLERYRRRKEIMPTAQAVFIASKICDGLDYAHRKKDARGQDLHIIHRDVSPQNILISYEGEVKVIDFGIAKAANRSQKTQAGILKGKFGYMSPEQVRGMPIDRRSDIFAVGVLLYEMLTGEKLFVGESDFSTLEKVRNAEVPLPSEFNPSIPQGLEKVVLKALTREPEDRYQWASDMAEDLMRFLLAGDAIYSSKHLSSYMKEAFAEDMLREAEKMERYAGIERPDQIEASGITVAPGFNRQAARRAPPPAVVVTGTPAGRASTAPAQPVQDYIPPPTAEELEEMGVGAGDKTQIVDSSHTFMSPETRVADSSVVVDDSITGRTENPIQDHGTSGSYNSLRAPAPDTSSRKGKSGPKAQVVISNEEGEAYSGATMIGPAPSAPPTRSRGSSPSLDEETGSRPVPVSGRGRGGKRAPEPEEDPSDYEQPPEEDSGADYDAQDDYGDEGHPHDDLNEPEEEVTGSVPLPPEEAPPPTKAAAPTKAKAKTKAPAKGKPALNLKTLPKPVLFAAAAAIVLLLVVGVVMATRPSTGEVTFMVSPSNPSARIQLNGQEVQLNTLLALPAGQYRVTASAPGQQSSAKTVDVVAGSRIVVSLPLEAEPQAAPPPENKPPAAPPTNTGVVIAAGTTEPAAPAEAPGGDKAPENAPVDNGQTPPPATDPAPAPVQVAAVFKGDDGAEIAVNGERLGRIPDARMANLEVGKTYSFTAKLAGYKPYSGEFKADGSSQQVTVAFEMTKEPQPEPTVANVRPPPQAAPKPPPAPKPPRAPKVMGKFACSTKPAGADIYVDGKKTNRQTPVTLGSPLMLPVGKRKISFKLNGKTTKPVVVDITEDSVAKLVNVPIE
- a CDS encoding DedA family protein translates to MGRFLSVLRGAVFIMAAVQGMRLRHFLLWDGLALFLSAPVVVGLGYAFSHSVDAVAKGAARAEHLLVLAATAALLAVGGVRRLRTRRLAQRLR